The genomic window GATGCCCCCCAGCACCGCCGCGGCGAAAGCCTTGATGCCCGGCATGAAGCCCACGAAGGGGTCGATGCGGGTGAACTTGAGGGCATAGAGCACGCCCGCGGCGCCGCCCAGGGCCCCGCCAACCAGGAAGGTGAGTGAAATCATCAAGTTGACATCGATGCCCATGAGCGCGGCGGTGTCCTTGTCCTGGGCCACGGCCCGGATCGCCTTGCCCACCTTGGTGGCGCCCACCAGGTAGTTCAGGGCCACCAGCATGACCATGGCCGCCACGATGACCACCACCGACTTGACCTGGATGTCGATCACCCGCGGGCCGAGGCGGAACAGCGTCAGGCGCGCGTCGAACACGCCGAAGGTGGGCATCACCCGGAAGAACTGGCCCGTGGTGAGGCTCTCGGTAAGGCGGATCAGGTCCTGCAGGGCGAAGGAGAGGCCGATGGCGGAGATCAGGGCCACCAGGGTGGGGGAATGGCGCAGGGGGCGGTAGGCCACCCGTTCCACCAGCACCGCCATGCCCCCCGAGGCCGCCATGCCGATCAGCAGGGCCAGGCCCAGGTAGAGGAACCCGCCGAGGGCCCCCGCCCGGGCCAGGAGCCCGGTGCCGTTCAGGGCGATGAGGGACTCGACCCCGCAGAAGGCGCCGATGGCGAAGATCTCGCTGTGGGCGAAGTTGATGAACTGGAGCACCCCGTAGACCATGGTGTAGCCCAGGGCGATGGCGGCGTACACGAAGCCGATGGTCACCCCGTCGATGAGCACCTGGGGCAGGCTGGACAGGGTGTAGCCCAGGATGCCCACCCCCTGGGTGGCCCGC from Geothrix sp. 21YS21S-2 includes these protein-coding regions:
- a CDS encoding branched-chain amino acid ABC transporter permease, encoding MLGYTLSSLPQVLIDGVTIGFVYAAIALGYTMVYGVLQFINFAHSEIFAIGAFCGVESLIALNGTGLLARAGALGGFLYLGLALLIGMAASGGMAVLVERVAYRPLRHSPTLVALISAIGLSFALQDLIRLTESLTTGQFFRVMPTFGVFDARLTLFRLGPRVIDIQVKSVVVIVAAMVMLVALNYLVGATKVGKAIRAVAQDKDTAALMGIDVNLMISLTFLVGGALGGAAGVLYALKFTRIDPFVGFMPGIKAFAAAVLGGIGNLTGALLGGMFLGMIESFAGAYLGTYTMGTFGAEYKDMLAFVILILVIVFRPNGLLGEQVAQKA